One window of the Pseudofrankia sp. DC12 genome contains the following:
- a CDS encoding MarR family transcriptional regulator: MVQPKRDWDTRRLTEIVMRLRRALRTSIRSDYPWEMLPMAQVELLQCLRERDGARVGELAALLRLAPNTVSTLIQQLSDADLLRRSIDPTDRRAARVSLTETGTEHLLGWQEAHERRLGEALNRLDVEDQDVIVKALPALSRLVDQLADRRATEPDTSADAVLPVAGTGGPSGAQ; encoded by the coding sequence ATGGTGCAGCCCAAGCGAGACTGGGACACGCGGCGGTTGACGGAGATCGTCATGCGTCTGCGACGGGCGCTGCGTACCAGTATCCGCAGCGACTATCCGTGGGAGATGCTTCCCATGGCCCAGGTCGAGCTGCTGCAGTGCCTGCGGGAGCGCGACGGTGCGCGGGTGGGGGAGCTGGCCGCGCTGCTGCGGCTTGCGCCAAACACGGTGAGCACCCTGATCCAACAGCTGTCCGATGCGGATCTTCTGCGGAGAAGCATCGATCCGACCGACCGGCGGGCCGCCCGGGTCTCGTTGACCGAAACAGGCACCGAGCATCTGCTGGGCTGGCAGGAGGCCCACGAACGCCGCCTCGGCGAGGCCCTGAACCGCCTGGACGTTGAGGACCAAGACGTCATCGTCAAAGCCCTGCCCGCCTTGTCCCGCCTCGTTGACCAACTCGCCGATCGCCGCGCCACCGAGCCCGACACGTCCGCCGACGCCGTACTGCCAGTTGCTGGAACGGGCGGGCCGAGTGGTGCCCAGTGA
- the lgt gene encoding prolipoprotein diacylglyceryl transferase — MVLAYLPSPAQGVWHLGPVPIRAYALCILAGIGAAVWLTERRWEARGGDREDVTAVATWAVPFGIIGARIYHVVTDPELYFKAGEHPVRVFYLWDGGLGIWGAVALGALGAWIASRRRGISLAGFADAAAPGLVLAQAIGRWGNYFNQELYGRPTSLPWGLLIDPAHRPASTPTIALYQPTFLYESLWDLGVLLLLLAADRRGVLRRGQLFALYVAAYTAGRGWVEALRDDHANHIAGLRLNDWTSILVFAAAVGYLLASRRRATARPASGDSVPAERVRLEADHGLAPPPELSPDPALPTTPAATGQDR, encoded by the coding sequence ATGGTCCTGGCGTATCTCCCAAGCCCCGCGCAAGGCGTCTGGCATCTCGGGCCCGTCCCGATCCGGGCCTACGCCCTGTGCATCCTCGCCGGGATCGGCGCCGCCGTGTGGCTGACGGAGCGCCGATGGGAGGCGCGCGGCGGTGATCGGGAGGACGTGACCGCCGTCGCCACCTGGGCGGTTCCGTTCGGCATCATCGGAGCGCGGATCTACCACGTCGTCACCGACCCCGAGCTGTACTTCAAAGCCGGTGAACACCCCGTCCGTGTGTTCTACCTGTGGGACGGCGGCCTGGGAATCTGGGGCGCTGTCGCGCTCGGCGCGCTCGGCGCATGGATCGCCTCCCGCCGCCGCGGCATCAGCCTGGCCGGCTTCGCGGACGCCGCCGCGCCCGGCCTCGTGCTGGCACAGGCGATCGGCCGGTGGGGGAACTACTTCAACCAGGAGCTCTACGGCCGGCCGACCAGCCTGCCGTGGGGGCTTCTCATCGACCCGGCCCACCGCCCCGCCTCGACCCCGACCATCGCGCTCTACCAGCCGACGTTCCTCTACGAGTCGCTGTGGGACCTCGGCGTGCTCCTCCTCCTGCTCGCCGCAGACCGGCGTGGGGTTCTGCGCCGCGGGCAGCTGTTCGCCCTTTACGTCGCCGCCTACACCGCCGGACGCGGCTGGGTCGAGGCACTGCGCGACGACCATGCCAACCACATCGCAGGCCTGCGGCTGAACGACTGGACCTCGATCCTCGTCTTCGCCGCCGCGGTCGGATACCTCCTGGCCAGCCGCCGACGGGCAACAGCCAGGCCGGCGTCAGGGGACAGCGTCCCCGCCGAGCGAGTCCGCCTCGAAGCGGATCACGGCCTCGCCCCACCGCCCGAGCTCTCTCCGGATCCAGCGCTACCCACCACCCCTGCCGCCACCGGCCAGGACCGATGA
- a CDS encoding sulfite exporter TauE/SafE family protein — translation MVGLFGVGGSPIATPLLSVLGVPGLLAVASPLPATIPAALAAVIPYLRTDGAQPRAAAWTVLDAIPATVAGALLSRVVGGPALLLASGVVLVIVGARVIRPIEETTRRAGAARRANRVLLVATAAGVGLFTGLLANGGGFLLVPMYLVVFGLDMRQAAGTSLLVIAGLTVPTLATHWGLGHVDGASPRRSRWGWSPPAPPAPASRGRSPEARCAGCSAGSSSPAARDSSSTGSPAGEPTLTSFKGAERSSGQAPRQQ, via the coding sequence TTGGTCGGACTGTTCGGCGTCGGCGGCTCGCCGATAGCCACACCGCTGCTATCCGTCCTCGGCGTTCCCGGCCTGCTCGCGGTGGCCTCACCGCTGCCCGCGACCATCCCCGCGGCGCTGGCGGCCGTCATCCCCTACCTGCGCACAGATGGGGCCCAGCCTCGCGCAGCGGCGTGGACCGTCCTCGACGCGATCCCGGCGACTGTCGCCGGTGCGCTGCTGTCCAGGGTCGTCGGCGGGCCGGCGCTGCTGCTCGCCTCGGGGGTAGTGCTGGTGATCGTGGGGGCGCGGGTGATCAGGCCGATCGAGGAGACCACCCGGCGCGCCGGAGCCGCTCGGCGCGCCAACCGGGTTCTGCTGGTGGCGACGGCTGCCGGCGTTGGTCTGTTCACGGGCCTGCTCGCCAACGGCGGCGGGTTCCTGCTCGTCCCGATGTATCTGGTCGTCTTCGGACTGGACATGCGTCAAGCCGCCGGGACCAGCCTGTTGGTCATCGCCGGGCTCACCGTTCCCACCCTGGCGACGCACTGGGGGCTCGGGCACGTCGACGGCGCGTCGCCGCGGCGTTCGCGTTGGGGATGGTCCCCGCCAGCGCCGCCAGCTCCCGCCTCGCGCGGACGGTCACCGGAAGCACGCTGCGCCGGGTGTTCGGCTGGCTCCTCATCACCTGCGGCGCGGGATTCATCGTCTACCGGATCGCCGGCGGGTGAACCAACCCTGACCTCGTTCAAGGGTGCCGAGCGGTCGAGCGGGCAGGCACCTCGACAACAATAG
- a CDS encoding MFS transporter, whose protein sequence is MNPGTGTPASRRPLVSVLTHERARPSTVRNLRGGWWLAVATVCFGAFMGQLDASIVTLTYAPLRAQFHAPLAAVEWVSLAYLLPLVALLVPVGRLADSHGRKLFYLYGFLVFTAASAACGLAPSLAVLITFRAVQAVGAAMLQANSVALVVTSAPRPRMRAALGVQAAAQALGLALGPTIGGALVATVGWRWVFGINVPIGLIALVAGYYLLPRTHERTHAARLDWAGLTLLATAATALLLAVSAISGLHVPAGGAVALFAVALLAGGGLVLWERRTAAPMIDVHVLRDSGVARGLVGASGGYLVLFGPLVLIPIVLVDHGVSALHAGLVLTALPAGFAVAASGAGSVLPNRWSDRRRCTLGAAACTSALTAMLVAPLTPAWLVSLLVVLGLGLGAYTPANNSMIMGAIPARTAGTGGGLINMTRGLGTALGVALVTLALHLADGTAGARLALASLTAASFVLISPVVGHSRDPRRAPSADIDKYRAAMRVPAPDHEDGHGEIARAHGESRPEHRTD, encoded by the coding sequence ATGAATCCCGGCACAGGCACCCCCGCGTCCCGCCGCCCGCTGGTGTCCGTGCTGACTCACGAACGCGCCCGCCCGAGCACGGTCCGGAACCTGCGGGGCGGCTGGTGGCTGGCCGTCGCGACGGTGTGCTTCGGCGCCTTCATGGGCCAGCTCGACGCGAGCATCGTGACGCTCACCTATGCCCCGCTGCGCGCACAGTTCCACGCACCCCTGGCCGCGGTCGAATGGGTGTCGCTGGCCTACCTGCTGCCCCTCGTCGCTCTGCTGGTCCCGGTCGGCCGCCTCGCAGACTCCCACGGGCGCAAGCTGTTCTACCTTTATGGCTTCCTCGTGTTCACCGCGGCCTCGGCCGCCTGCGGACTGGCTCCGAGTCTGGCGGTGCTGATCACATTCCGGGCTGTGCAGGCCGTCGGCGCCGCGATGCTGCAGGCCAACAGCGTCGCCCTCGTCGTGACCAGCGCCCCCCGGCCAAGGATGCGCGCCGCGCTCGGCGTGCAGGCCGCCGCCCAGGCCCTCGGCCTCGCCCTCGGTCCCACCATCGGCGGCGCCCTGGTCGCCACCGTCGGGTGGCGGTGGGTCTTCGGCATCAACGTGCCGATCGGGCTGATCGCGCTGGTCGCCGGCTACTACCTGCTGCCGCGCACGCACGAGCGCACCCACGCCGCCCGGCTCGACTGGGCCGGGCTGACCCTCCTCGCGACCGCGGCCACCGCGCTGCTGCTCGCGGTGTCCGCCATCTCCGGCCTGCACGTGCCCGCCGGTGGCGCCGTCGCGCTCTTCGCCGTCGCACTCCTCGCCGGCGGGGGCCTGGTGCTGTGGGAACGCCGGACGGCCGCACCCATGATCGATGTCCACGTCCTGCGCGACTCCGGCGTCGCCCGGGGCCTGGTCGGCGCCTCTGGCGGCTACCTCGTGCTGTTCGGCCCCCTCGTCCTCATCCCCATCGTCCTCGTCGACCACGGCGTCTCCGCCCTGCACGCCGGCCTCGTCCTCACCGCCCTGCCTGCCGGCTTCGCGGTGGCGGCCAGCGGCGCCGGCTCGGTCCTGCCGAACCGCTGGAGTGACCGCCGCCGCTGCACGCTCGGAGCCGCTGCCTGTACCTCGGCCCTGACTGCCATGCTCGTCGCGCCACTCACCCCAGCCTGGCTGGTCTCCCTGCTGGTCGTGCTCGGCCTCGGCCTCGGCGCCTACACCCCGGCCAACAATTCCATGATCATGGGTGCGATACCAGCACGGACCGCGGGCACCGGCGGAGGGCTGATCAACATGACCCGCGGCCTGGGCACCGCACTCGGCGTCGCCCTGGTCACGCTCGCCCTGCACCTCGCCGACGGGACCGCCGGGGCACGCCTGGCTCTCGCCAGCCTCACCGCCGCATCCTTCGTCCTCATCAGCCCCGTCGTCGGCCACTCCCGTGACCCGAGACGTGCGCCATCGGCCGACATCGACAAATATCGGGCGGCCATGCGAGTCCCCGCCCCGGACCACGAAGACGGCCATGGCGAAATAGCGAGGGCCCACGGTGAATCGCGACCAGAGCACCGCACTGATTGA
- a CDS encoding MarR family transcriptional regulator: MTNDQPQSVEQTTGPPVDPRWGELADLALIISREIQFRGYADERAVSLTPSEGMVMRFLQRETAVAPSRIADATGLQRTNLSAVLRGLERRGLIEREAQPDDGRGVIVRVTERGRTNYALVRHEWATAVSAAGGDDSDLDTALTLLRTVTAGLVSTRPRSPYSQPAA; encoded by the coding sequence GTGACCAACGACCAGCCGCAGTCGGTCGAGCAGACAACCGGCCCGCCCGTCGATCCTCGGTGGGGGGAACTCGCCGACCTGGCGCTGATCATTAGCCGGGAGATCCAGTTCCGCGGCTACGCCGACGAGCGGGCCGTCTCGCTCACCCCGTCGGAAGGCATGGTCATGCGGTTCCTGCAGCGAGAGACAGCCGTCGCCCCCAGCCGGATCGCCGACGCGACCGGACTGCAACGCACCAATCTGTCCGCTGTGCTACGCGGGCTGGAACGTCGAGGGCTCATCGAACGCGAGGCCCAGCCGGACGACGGCCGGGGCGTGATTGTCCGCGTAACGGAACGCGGCCGGACCAACTATGCGCTGGTACGACACGAGTGGGCCACGGCCGTGTCCGCCGCCGGCGGCGACGACAGCGACCTCGACACAGCCCTCACCCTGCTACGCACCGTCACCGCAGGGCTCGTGAGCACCCGCCCGCGCAGCCCGTACTCCCAACCCGCGGCGTGA
- a CDS encoding MFS transporter has product MTTHVPALHGSASASLRAMARVGELHPFGVCILLAGAFMPIMDFFITNVALPSIDTSLHASASSLQLVIAGYGVAYAAMLVLGGRLGDRYGRHRLFLGALVGFVLASLACGLAPTVGALIAARILQGGTAALLVPQVLATFHHILEGERKARALAMYGATSGIAAVVGQLLGGLLVSADIAGTSWRPIFLVNVPVGLIVLLIAGRIVPATRSPHPVGIDGPGTVLFAAALAALLIPLTEGHSLGWPWWTWLLIALAAGLAAATYTVEKRAEQRGEVPLLPPSLLRLPSMSRGLAMVLIFSVGFGAFMFMFALTVQDGLHADALHSGLAILPMALLFSAGSLLAPRLLRRFGRAAMSAGAIIQLAGLATLVTVLVHNWPHVNLWTTAAPLALVGAGQSMLFAGLFRSVLADVPTRLGGIGSGVLITVQQSGLALGVATLGTIYLAIEPNSVPRAFATAEYLQMGIVALLAAGAATLPRLTPTPTDPPAIDD; this is encoded by the coding sequence GTGACGACACACGTCCCCGCGCTGCACGGCTCGGCGTCGGCGTCGCTGCGCGCCATGGCCCGCGTCGGCGAGCTCCACCCGTTCGGGGTGTGCATCCTGCTGGCCGGCGCGTTCATGCCGATCATGGACTTCTTCATCACGAACGTCGCCTTGCCGAGCATCGACACCTCGCTGCACGCCTCGGCCTCCTCGCTGCAGCTAGTGATCGCCGGGTACGGCGTCGCCTACGCCGCGATGCTGGTGCTCGGCGGCAGGCTGGGTGACCGCTACGGCCGCCACCGCCTCTTCCTGGGCGCGCTCGTCGGCTTCGTCCTGGCCTCCCTCGCCTGCGGCCTCGCGCCCACGGTCGGGGCGTTGATCGCGGCACGCATCCTCCAAGGAGGAACAGCGGCACTCCTCGTTCCCCAGGTGCTGGCCACCTTCCACCACATCCTCGAGGGCGAGCGCAAGGCCCGCGCGCTGGCGATGTACGGCGCCACGTCAGGCATCGCCGCCGTGGTCGGGCAGCTGCTGGGTGGCCTGCTGGTCAGCGCCGACATCGCCGGCACCTCCTGGCGGCCGATCTTCCTCGTCAACGTGCCCGTCGGCCTGATCGTGCTACTGATCGCGGGCCGGATCGTGCCCGCCACCCGCTCGCCCCACCCCGTCGGCATCGACGGACCCGGGACCGTCCTGTTCGCCGCCGCCCTCGCCGCCCTGCTGATCCCCCTCACCGAGGGCCACTCCCTCGGCTGGCCCTGGTGGACCTGGCTCCTGATCGCCCTCGCGGCCGGGCTCGCCGCCGCGACCTACACCGTGGAAAAGCGCGCCGAACAACGCGGCGAGGTTCCCCTGCTGCCACCGTCTCTGCTGCGCCTTCCGTCCATGTCACGCGGCCTGGCCATGGTCCTGATCTTCAGCGTCGGCTTCGGCGCGTTCATGTTCATGTTCGCCCTCACCGTCCAAGACGGACTACACGCCGACGCCCTCCACAGCGGCCTGGCCATCCTGCCGATGGCACTGCTGTTCTCCGCCGGCTCCCTGCTCGCACCACGCCTACTGCGCCGCTTCGGCCGAGCCGCGATGTCCGCTGGCGCGATCATCCAACTCGCCGGACTCGCCACCCTCGTGACGGTCCTCGTCCACAACTGGCCGCACGTCAACCTCTGGACAACCGCCGCGCCGCTCGCTCTCGTCGGAGCCGGCCAGTCCATGCTGTTCGCCGGACTGTTCCGCAGCGTCCTGGCCGACGTCCCCACCCGCCTCGGCGGGATCGGCAGCGGCGTACTGATCACCGTGCAACAGAGCGGACTCGCCCTCGGCGTCGCAACCCTCGGCACCATCTACCTCGCGATCGAGCCCAACAGCGTCCCCCGCGCGTTCGCCACCGCCGAATACCTCCAAATGGGCATCGTCGCGCTACTCGCCGCTGGCGCCGCGACCCTACCCCGCCTCACCCCAACCCCCACCGACCCCCCAGCCATCGACGACTAA